The genomic DNA ACCATCATTCTTTAAGTGTTCTGGACTTTTAGCTTCTAACTCCTCTTTACTTTTAGGCACATCATGCCAAGGAAAAGCTTCTTGATCTACCCAAAGGCTAATAGGCCTATCTGCTACATAGCCATTATAATCTTCTGGTAAGGTTATTTTTGTTCTATTTTTCTTAGCCCAAGCTGTAACTTCTTCTGCTGTTACTTCAGAAAATAATTTACCATCCACATAATATTTCATGCCATTTTCGTTCCACTCAATACCAAAGATATGAAAATCATCAGCGACTCTAAAACCTAGGTCTTTTCTTTCTGTGTAAGTTGGTTTTCCTGTAACAGGTTTGTTCCAATCTCTAATAGACCACCATAATTGACTATCTAAATGTTTTTTATTAGGATTACCTGTGCCGCCAAACAATTCAAAAAAATCAACCTCCAATCGTTCTCCCATGGCCCAAAATGCACTGGATATAGGTCCGTCTGCTGCTTTACTTTTTATTTCTATGTAGCCATATTTAAATTCATTTCGTCCTATAAAACAAGCTGTAGTAATGTTTTCATAAGGCATTGCTTCTCCAAAAACAGGCTTTCTAATTTCAGGGCTAAATGGAAAATCGGGTTCCCAGCGTGTTTCAAGAATTAGCTTACCACCTTCTAAGCGGTAATTTTTACCTGAAAATTGAGATGGTGCACGCCCTTTCCAAACCTTTTTATTTGGCTTATCCGGATGTTTATAAAACGGTTTGCCATCTTCAAACTTCCCGACAATATACCATTTTTTTTCATCAATTTCTTTAGCATCAAACTCATCACTTACATGAGGATTCAATTCCCAACCTCCTTTGTTTTCCGGGTCTGTATATGGCAAAAATGTAGCGGTAGCAGATGCAGGTGACTCTTTAGATGTCTTTGCAGAGTTACAGCTTGCGCAAAATATAAGCACATGAGCTACTATTGTTGTAAATAAAACTGTTCTTTTAAATTTTGCTATCATTTTTCTTTTGTAAATCACAATAATGTATAATTATTTTTGCCATACTCTTACATATTCAATCTCATAATCTGCTGGTAAATCTGCTTCTTCTGGTAAGCCTAACCAAGGAAATGTCTCAGAGTCAAACCAAATGTGATAAGGAACATCTGTAACCCATCTATCGGCATCGGAACCATTTCCGGTAAGTTCTGCTTTTGTAATTGTACCATCTGGATGTAATTCTCCATCGATATAAACCTTTATAAATTCTGGAGTCCATTCAAAACCATATACATGAAAATCACTTGCTGTTTCATGATCAGCTTGGATATTTCTAGAATGAACAGGACCATTACCTCCAGGTAGATAATACGCATTATCCGGTGCCCAGCTTATAATATTAAACTTAAGTCTTTTTCGCCATGACGCATTTGTTTTATGACCTCCAAACGTTTCAAACATATCAAGTTCAGATCTTTCACTACTGTTAACTGACTTTGCATTTGTTGTCCAAAAAGAACTCGTTATTTGTGCATCAGCAGATTTTGATTTAATTTCCATGTAACCAAACTTGAAAACACTTTTGCTTATAACTGCGGCTGTGGTAATGTTTTCAAACTTCTCACCAGTATTAGGGTTTGTTTTAGGTGAAAAATTGTAATCTGGCTCCCATCTTGTTTGTATTTTTAATTTACCATCTTCTAATCTTACATTATCTGTAGAAAACTGAGAAGGTGGTCTACCTACAAAATTTGATTGGTACTCCCCATCACGCCCTTGAATTAACCATTTATTTTCATTTAAAGCCCCTGCTTCAAACTCATCACTCATTTGTGTATTCAAAATCCAATTACCTTCATTTAACTGATCAGATAATGGTAAGCCATCATTAATTTTTGGTTCCTCTTCCTTAGGCTCTTCTTCTTTAGGTCCTTCTTCTTTAGGGTCTTCTTCAATGGTGTCGTTATCGCTACTGGAACAAGCATAAAACAATAAAGACACTATACTAAATATTAGCATGACTTTGCTAAACTTCCATGTAATTTTCTCTTTTTTCATCGCTTTCTCTTTTTCATGTTAGTTTTGGGATAATAAGTTTCGTCCTCGACCAATTAATCCAAGGCCGCAGAAACTCGTTTCTTTACTAAGTAATCTTCTAAGGCTAAATGCGAACAATCATGGCCAATACCACTATTTTTGAATCCGCCATGAGGCAGATAAATAGCATACTTAACACCATTTATTTGTATTTCTCCAAACTCTAATTCCTCAGTAAATCTTGCAATTCTTTGATGATTGTTTGTGAAAATATATGATGCAAGTCCAAATTCTGTATCATTTGCCAATTCAAGAACCTCATCATCCGTATCGAAAGGCATAATACCTGCAACCGGTCCAAAAGTTTCCTGTCTAAAAAGCTTCATATCTGTAGTAATTCCAGACACTACTGTAGGCTCCATCCAATAACCATTTTCTGGTAATCCTTCAGGAATCTTTCCTCCATATTCTAATTTACCACCCTTGCTAACGGCATCATCTACCAAATCAAACATACGATCTCTGTCCTTCTTACTAACAACAGGCCCCATAAACACATCTTCATTCTCCTTAATACCAAATCCAATTTTTAATTCTGAAGTTTTCTGAACATAAGCTTCTAAGAATTTTTTATAAATACTTTTATGAACAAAAATCCTGTTTGCAGCTACACAAATTTGACCTGTATTTCCAAACTTTAAGCCAATAGCAAGATCGACAGCTTTATCAAAATCTGCATCTTCAAAAACGATAAACGGTGCATTACCTCCCAATTCCATTCCAAGTTTCTTAATGGACGTTGTACTATCAGCAATAACTTTTTGTCCTGTTGTCGTTGAGCCAATCATAGTTAACACAGCTGGAATTGTACTGGTTGTTAAAGTAGTCGCTACTTCGCTACTTGGACCTGCAAGTATGTTTATAACACCTGCTGGAAATTTAATATCGTTTAAAATTTCTCCAAGCATATAAGTTGATAACGGAGAATATCCTGATGGCTTAATGATTATTGAACATCCAGCTGCTAGCGCTGGTCCCAATTTATATCCAACATTAAGCAATGGAAAATTCCACGCTAAATAAGCAACAACGACTCCCGCTGGTTGCGATATCATCTTATGAGTGTGTGTATTTTCATAATCTGGGATTTGTTCTTCTCTTAAATTTTGCATGGCGCTAGGATACCACTCTAAGGCTTCTGTAAGCCTGTCTATATCTTCTTGGGAACCAGCATAGGTTTTACCCATTTCATGAACCATTGCCGTACGCAACTCATGCTCTTTATCTAAAATTGCTGTACGCAATTTAAGCATCCATTTAGTGCGTTCTGCCAGAGATAACTTGGACCAATACTTAAATCCTTTCTGAGCAGCTTTAAGAGCCAATTCTGCATCTGCTTTCCCTCCTCTTGCTACCTGAGCAATAGATTCCCCAGTAGCAGGACAAATAACATCATCCTTTTGCCCGTCATGTGCATCGATTAATTCACCATCGATGTAAAGTTTTTTATATCCGTAATTTTCTGTTTTCATTTTCAATTCTCTTTCTCGAATGAGGTTAAAGTAATTTCATTAAATTTTCATTTTCACCAAAGAAACATGTCTATTTAACTTTGTAAATTTTCTGAATTTCTTCTGTATTACCTGTTGGAACGGAAGCATATTTATTCAAAACATCTTCATCAATATCAATTCCTAGTCCTGGTCTTTTAGGAACTTCTATCATGCCATCTTTCATTTCGATAGATGGAAAACACAGCTTGTCTCTCAATCCATTTTCGGTTTGGTCATATTCCATTAAAAAATCTGGCTGGTACATTCTTCCAGGAACAGATTCTATATTGGAGATAAAGTGAAGGGCAACATGTAATCCAATAGCTGTTCCCCAAGTGTGAGGAATTAGATCTACACCATTTGCACTTGCCAAAGCGCCAATACGTTTTGCCTCGGTAAGTCCTCCACTGGCACAAATATCTGGTTGAATGATATCTACAGATTTGCTTGCTATTAATTGTTGAAATCCAAATCGTAAATATTCACATTCCCCTCCAGAAATTGGAATGGTTGTTTTTTGCCTCAACTCACTATATTGGTCATAAAATTCTGGCGATAATGGCTCTTCAAACCAAGCGATATCATACTGTTCTATCTTTCTTGCAAGTTCAGTTGCCTCTCTCAAAGTATAGGCGTGGTTAGAATCTACCATTAATTGAATTTCCGGACCGATAATTTCACGCATAAGCTTAACGTTCTTCACGTCCTCTTTTATACCTAAACCTACTTTCATTTTCATCGCCTTAAAACCTTGAGAGATATAAAGTTTTGCTTCTTCCTCAAAAGTTTTAGTTGGGTTTTTATGATCTGTAAAGTAAAGCCCAGTCGCATAAGGACGAACTTTTGAACGATGAGCACCTCCAAGCAAAGTAGATATAGGTAAGTTTAAAAGCTTACCTTTTAAATCCCATACCGCTATGTCAATTGCACTCATTGAAGCCACTAGTATTCCCCTTCTAGCAAAATCAAGTGTTTTACGATACATTGTATTCCAAACAACTTCGTTTTCAAGTACATTTTCTCCTACTACGAAAGGTTCTAAAAGCTTAATCCCTGCCTCTAATACTGATGCTGGGCCATATCCTTCTCCCCAACCATAAGTACCATCTTCAGCAGTTACTTTTACTATGCAGATACACCTTTCGGAATATTCCCATTGTGAGAAGAAAAAACTCTTAGACAATTTGTCCTTTAATACGAATGTCTCAATTGATTTTATTTTCATATTGTCTATTTTATAAGAAGCTAGATATCATTAAACTTTTTAATATAGTTTATGAACCTAACTCTTTAAATTCCATGTATTATCAAATTCTTATTTATGTACTACTCTGAAATTCAAAATAAGCCAATAATAACGCTTTCAAAACAATTAAATTTACCATGTTCTGGTATTATTTTACCCTGTTTAAATCGTATTAATGCAAGAGATTTACAAC from Flavivirga abyssicola includes the following:
- a CDS encoding family 16 glycosylhydrolase, producing the protein MIAKFKRTVLFTTIVAHVLIFCASCNSAKTSKESPASATATFLPYTDPENKGGWELNPHVSDEFDAKEIDEKKWYIVGKFEDGKPFYKHPDKPNKKVWKGRAPSQFSGKNYRLEGGKLILETRWEPDFPFSPEIRKPVFGEAMPYENITTACFIGRNEFKYGYIEIKSKAADGPISSAFWAMGERLEVDFFELFGGTGNPNKKHLDSQLWWSIRDWNKPVTGKPTYTERKDLGFRVADDFHIFGIEWNENGMKYYVDGKLFSEVTAEEVTAWAKKNRTKITLPEDYNGYVADRPISLWVDQEAFPWHDVPKSKEELEAKSPEHLKNDGVLDYEIEYIRVWQKR
- a CDS encoding family 16 glycosylhydrolase, with product MKKEKITWKFSKVMLIFSIVSLLFYACSSSDNDTIEEDPKEEGPKEEEPKEEEPKINDGLPLSDQLNEGNWILNTQMSDEFEAGALNENKWLIQGRDGEYQSNFVGRPPSQFSTDNVRLEDGKLKIQTRWEPDYNFSPKTNPNTGEKFENITTAAVISKSVFKFGYMEIKSKSADAQITSSFWTTNAKSVNSSERSELDMFETFGGHKTNASWRKRLKFNIISWAPDNAYYLPGGNGPVHSRNIQADHETASDFHVYGFEWTPEFIKVYIDGELHPDGTITKAELTGNGSDADRWVTDVPYHIWFDSETFPWLGLPEEADLPADYEIEYVRVWQK
- a CDS encoding NAD-dependent succinate-semialdehyde dehydrogenase, with protein sequence MKTENYGYKKLYIDGELIDAHDGQKDDVICPATGESIAQVARGGKADAELALKAAQKGFKYWSKLSLAERTKWMLKLRTAILDKEHELRTAMVHEMGKTYAGSQEDIDRLTEALEWYPSAMQNLREEQIPDYENTHTHKMISQPAGVVVAYLAWNFPLLNVGYKLGPALAAGCSIIIKPSGYSPLSTYMLGEILNDIKFPAGVINILAGPSSEVATTLTTSTIPAVLTMIGSTTTGQKVIADSTTSIKKLGMELGGNAPFIVFEDADFDKAVDLAIGLKFGNTGQICVAANRIFVHKSIYKKFLEAYVQKTSELKIGFGIKENEDVFMGPVVSKKDRDRMFDLVDDAVSKGGKLEYGGKIPEGLPENGYWMEPTVVSGITTDMKLFRQETFGPVAGIMPFDTDDEVLELANDTEFGLASYIFTNNHQRIARFTEELEFGEIQINGVKYAIYLPHGGFKNSGIGHDCSHLALEDYLVKKRVSAALD
- a CDS encoding mandelate racemase/muconate lactonizing enzyme family protein, with the translated sequence MKIKSIETFVLKDKLSKSFFFSQWEYSERCICIVKVTAEDGTYGWGEGYGPASVLEAGIKLLEPFVVGENVLENEVVWNTMYRKTLDFARRGILVASMSAIDIAVWDLKGKLLNLPISTLLGGAHRSKVRPYATGLYFTDHKNPTKTFEEEAKLYISQGFKAMKMKVGLGIKEDVKNVKLMREIIGPEIQLMVDSNHAYTLREATELARKIEQYDIAWFEEPLSPEFYDQYSELRQKTTIPISGGECEYLRFGFQQLIASKSVDIIQPDICASGGLTEAKRIGALASANGVDLIPHTWGTAIGLHVALHFISNIESVPGRMYQPDFLMEYDQTENGLRDKLCFPSIEMKDGMIEVPKRPGLGIDIDEDVLNKYASVPTGNTEEIQKIYKVK